ACTGTGAGTTCGGGTTCTTTAGTTGTTGGTTTGGTTTTTTCTCCAATAAGTAGATTGTCTAGTTTACTTTTCAGTAGTTCTAGATCTTGTTTTTCAGCGTTAGCTCCTTTAAGTCCCCATTGGATGATTTTCAATGCCTTGTCGTAAGAATCGTTTGTTAGTCTACCAATCTCTCGTTCGATTTCGAGGTTTATCAATGCAGAGTGCAGTTCGTGAATTTGTTTGTTGCAACGGTCAACTTCGCTATCTATTTCATTAATCAAGCATTTGGCTTTTTCTCTGAGTTCGTCCAGTGCGCCTTCAAAAGTTGAGTGAAGATCATCATACATTTCGGGTGGAATCTTTTTCTTTTCTACTAGCTCATTGAGTGCTCGGTCTTTTCTCCAAATTAATGGAATTTCTTGGCAGAGTAAGTTAGCACTTAGTTTGACTGATGGAGAAACTACAAGATTTCCGTTGTTCATCTTTATTTGGTCACTTGAATAGCTTAAGAACTCTCCGTCACCGTGCTCAACAAAGACGCCATCTATCCGACCTGTGGGTGCTATCTTGAAGGAAGCAATTCGACCGATTTGTCTTCCATATTCATCCATTATTTGGTTGCCAACAAAAAGAAAAGGGTTGGAAATAGGTTTTGACACAGTGTCACCTCCTTATTATCCGTGCATACCTACAGTTTTACTGCAGAGCTTAAGTTTCACTCTGCAGGGATTGCCCAAAAGAGGGCATTCCAGTAGGTAGATCGGGGAACTTTTCTTTGACTTTTTGTTCTGCGACACTGGCTGCTTCATTCAGGATGTTTTGTGCATCATCGCCTGCGGTCTGGAAATCGATGTTCATTCCAGAGTTGTAACCGGCATCCATTATGATTCCGCTAAGCAAGTTGCCAATGCTTCCGATTTCGCGTTCTGCTTCGGGGAAGACTGTGCCCATTCCAGCTTTTACGTTTCGTAAAACGTTAACAGCTGGTGCAAGTGTGCTGACAACATCTCCTAGTTCGGAAACGGTGCTTAGTCTGAGAACTATCTGTTCTAGAGCAAGTCTAGAGTGCATAATCATTTTTTCCATTTTTCGGATTTCGGCCAATTCGTTGGCGAAGACGTTTGCGCGAGCCATGTCGTGTTTTGTGTAAGCGCTAACTATTTTTTGGAAGATTGCCTTGTCACGGTCTGTGAATCGGTCTGCAGCTTTGTCGAGTTTTTGAATCTGCATTTCCATTCGTTTTACAGCAAAATCAAGTCTTGGTTTCAAGGGACCTGGTGGACGTACAGCGTCCTTTATTCTGTTACCGAGAGGGGTCTGGTCGACTCCTTCTCCCCATTTTTTAGCAAATTTTTCTGACATACTAATTCCTCACGCAAGCAGGTGTGTTTATACAATATTATTACATTGTTAATATGCAAAGATTATCCACATATATACCAGACATATCATGGGCATTCTGGGACTGTTTTGGGCTTTAAATCAAAGATTATAAGAGATATAGGGTTAGTATACGAAAATAGACAGTTTTGTGTAGGTTAGACTCAAAAGCGCGAAGAAATAACAGTTAAAAACACGGTGAAACGAATGAGTGATAGAGTAAAAATACTGGGAATATTTGCTCTGTTGGGATTCGTAGGCGGCATAATAGCTAACGTTGGTTTCCACACAGTGTGGCCATGGTTAACAGCTAACTTCCCTTTGACCTTCTCAGCAGAATGGGTTATCTCAGGGATCGCAGGAGCTCTGATAACTACATTCTTTGTAGTAATCTGGGTATACCTTAGTCAATCCTCTGAGTAAAAAAGGGAAAAACATTCTCACCCATTTTGTTTTATGGACTCCTTCCATACCTTTCTATAGCGTAGAGCATTACTTTTTTAATTTGAATTCTGCAAACCAATACAATCTAGTTACAAGAACAAAACACTTTCAGCAACCTCTCTGCGTTCACCAAGTTCGATAGGCCAAACCCATTAAATGCAAAATCGTTAACTAGGTTCTGGATCAGAAAATGGAGTTTACAACAGTTTGTTACAGTTGCCAAAATATATTGAATACGAAAAAATTCAACAGAATCAATTTAAATTCAATAAAAAACTGAAAACCTTTTAAGACACTCCAATTTTTTCAAGGTTAAGACTTTTTGTGTGTTGAATTAGACAATGCGGTTTGAATTAGTTGCGCCTTACAAGATGTCTCCGGGTCAAGCAGCAGCAGTGGAGAAACTTGTCAAAAATTTTGAGACAAAAAACAAACAGACTCTTCTAGGCATTACTGGAAGCGGAAAAACTTTTGTAATGGCAAATTTGATTAACAAACTGCAAAAACCTACACTCATTCTTGCTCACAATAAGACTTTAGCTGCTCAACTATACGCAGAACTAAAAGAATTATTTCCAAATAACAGAGTAGAATACTTCATCTCATTTTATTCATATTACCAACCCGAATCGTACCTGCCTACTACAGACATGTACATCGAAAAAGACTCGGATATCAACGAACAAATAGAAAAAATGCGAATGCATGCAGTTTCAAGTATTCTAAGCAGGGAAGATACAATAATCGTAGCCAGCATAAGTTGCATATACGGTTTAGGAAACCCTGAAGACTACGAAGGAATGGCAGCAAAATTAAGCACAGGAAAACCAATGAAACGTCGCGAACTGTTGCAGTCCCTTGTAAACATGCAATATGAACGCAACGACCAAGTTTTGGAACCCGGAAATTTTAGGGTACGAGGCAATGTTGTAGACGTTGTTCCAGCTTACGAAGAAGACATTTTAAGAATCGAATTAGAAGACAACAAAATCAAAAACCTCAAAGAAGTACAAGCCCTCACTGGAGATATCAAACTAAGTCTAGATAAAATCACTTTATATCCTGCTCGCCAGTATGTTGTTCCAGAAGCAAAACAAAAACGAGCCTTAGACCAAATACAAAAAGAACTGGAAGATGAACTGCCAAAACTTCCGGCTCTTGAGGCTCAACGTCTTAGAAAACGTGTAACTTACGATATTGAAATGATAAAAGAAATGGGATATTGTAAAGGGATTGAAAATTATAGCCGTCATTTTGACGGCAGATGTACAGGTGAACCTCCATTTGTTTTGCTTGATTATTTCCCTAAAGATTATTTGCTGATAATAGACGAAAGTCACCAGACAATTCCACAATCACGGGCAATGTATAATGGAGATTATTCACGCAAAAAGAATTTAGTTGATTATGGTTTTCGCTTGTCATGTGCTTTTGATAACCGGCCTTTGAAATTTCACGAGTTTGAAAATAAGATGAGTAAAACTTTGTTTGTTTCTGCGACTCCAGCTGATTACGAACTAAACAAAAGTGGAGAACCAGTGCAATTGATTACGAGACCTACAGGACTTCTAGATCCCGAGGTTGAAGTTCATCCCATTAAAGGTCAGATGAAACATTTGATTTCAGAAGCGAAAAAGACTATTGAAAGGGGTGACAGAATTCTAGTTACTACCCTCACTAAAAGAATGGCAGAAGATTTGACAGATTACTTGGTCAAAGAAGGCTTACGAGTTAGGTACATGCACTCAGAAATTGATAGCTTAGATAGAATCGAGCTAGTCAGGCAATTACGGGCTGGAGAATATGACATTCTTGTAGGAATAAACTTGTTACGTGAAGGCTTGGATGTGCCTGAAGTTTCTACTATTTTTATTTTAGATGCAGACAAAGAGGGCTTTCTAAGGGATGAGCGTAGTCTTATTCAGACCATTGGTCGGGCTGCCCGTAATGTTAACGGTAAGGTGTTTTTGTATGCCGATGAAATGACCCAATCCATGAAAAGGGCAATGGAGGTTACCCGTTTTAGGCGTATGTTCCAGAAAAATTACAATAAAAAGCACAATATTACTCCGCGAACAATTGAGAAAAGTGTAGCTGAAAGTGAAAGAAAAATTAAAGGAACAAAACATTTGGCTAAAACTGAGATTCAAAGAAAGCTAATCGAGTTTGATGCCAAGATGCGGGCTGCGGCGGAACAGTTGGAATTTGAGAAGGCAATTGAGTTTAGGGACCGCATTAAGGAGTTAGAGAGGTCCTTGGATTATGTTTTGAACAAATCTGAGAAAAAGTCTCGAAAAAAAGGTAAGTAAAATAGGCTCCATTTGTTGTGAATACAACCTGTAACAGTGAAAAAAATATGAGAGATAGTATTTTCGTTAAGGGTGCACGAGAGCACAACTTGAAGAACGTTGATGTAGAATTACCTAGGAACAAGTTTATTGTAATTACGGGGTTATCTGGTTCAGGAAAATCTACATTAGCTTTTGACACCATCTATGCAGAAGGCCAACGAAGATATGTAGAGAGTCTTTCAGCTTATGCGCGCCAGTTTTTAGGTTTGATGGATAAACCAGATGTGGATTCTATTGAGGGATTGTCGCCTGCAATTTCTATTGAGCAAAAAACTACGAGTAAGAATCCTCGTTCTACTGTTGGAACTGTAACCGAGATTTATGATTATTTGCGTTTGTTATTTGCCCGTATTGGGGTTCATCATTGTCCAAAATGTGATAGTTTAATTCATCCTCAAAGTCCAGAAAACATTACCAGCCTAATAATGAACGAACTAGGCAAAACCTTGACCTTTCTTGCACCTATTATTAGGGGAATTAAGGGGACTCATGAAAAAGTTTTGGAAGATTTGAAAAAAGATGGATATACCAAAGTGCGGGTTGATCAGCAAATTTATGATATTGAACAAATTGCCGAAATTAAAATGGAACGTTACGTGAAGCACTGGATTGAAGCAGTAATCGACACAGTAGAAATCGACAATGAAGAGCGCTCCAGAATCGCTGAAGCAGTAGAGCAAGCCTTGGAAGTTGGCAAAGGAACAATGATAGTTATCGATGGCAAATTGGACACCAAACAGTTGCGAGAAGTAGAACGTTTTGAGGCAGAAACAGTATACAGCACCTTTGGAGCGTGTCCAAATCACCCAGAAATTGTATTTGAAAGTCTAGAACCCCGCATGTTTTCCTTTAATTCACCATATGGAGCATGCCCAGAGTGTCACGGTCTGGGTAACACAATGGAACTTTCTGAAGACTTGGTTATTCCAAACAAAAATAAATCAATCATCGACGGGGCTTTGGCAGTTTATGGTAAGATGGATTTGAGTTGGAGAGCCCAACAGCTTGCTGCGGTGGGTAAAAAGTTTGGTTTTGACGTTTTTACTCCAATAAGGGATTTTACCAGAAAACAACTTGACGTGTTGTTGTATGGAACTAAAACGGCCATTAAAGGAAGTTGGTCAAACGGTGCCAGCATGTGGATGCGCAAAGGCTGGGAAGGGGTTATCCCTCAAACCATGAGGTTATATCGTCAAACTGAAAGTGAAGGCAGAAAAGAAGCAATCATGAAGTTTATGAAAGAATCTCCGTGTGCTGCGTGCAACGGTAAACGTTTACGTCCAGTTATGCTGGGTGTTCGATTATTGGACAAAAACATAAGCGATGTTACCGAACTTTCCATAGAAGATGCGGTTGAGTTCTTTGGGGGGCTTTCAAACAAACTAAACGAAAAAGAGCTAGTAATCGCTAAACAAGTCCTTAAAGAAATTAATGAACGCTTAGGATTTCTAAAAAATGTCGGTTTAGGTTACTTAACTTTGGCTAGGTCTGCACGCACATTGTCAGGTGGGGAAGCTCAACGTATTCGTTTGGCTACGCAGATTGGCAGTAACTTGATGGGTGTTTTGTACATTTTGGATGAACCAAGTATTGGTTTACATCACAGAGATAATAAAAAACTCATAAGCACTCTGCACAGGCTACGAGATTTGGGTAACACTCTTATCGTAGTGGAACATGACGAAGAAACCATCCTTAACTCCGATTATATTGTCGACATGGGTCCAGGAGCTGGTATTCGTGGAGGACAGATTGTTTGTCGAGGAAATGTTTCAGAAATTATGGAATGCAAAAATAGTCTCACGGGCAAGTATTTGTCAGGTAAATTAAAAATTGAGGTTCCTAAAAAACGTCGAAAACCTGTTGGTCACCTGATTCTTGAGGGCGCAAAGGAAAATAACCTCAAAAATGTGTCTGTTAAGCTTCCGTTAGGGGTTGTGTGTGGAATAACAGGAGTTTCAGGTTCAGGAAAAAGCACTTTGATGAACTTAACAGTCATGCCTGCGTTGCGGGCTAACTTTGGGGATCATGTGGACAAGGTTGGGAAACATAATTCAATTGATGTTCCAGAAGAAGTTCAGAGTGTTATCATAATTAATCAGGAGCCTATCGGTAAAACTCCTCGGAGTAATCCTGCGACATATACTAAATTGTTTGATGAGATTCGCAAACTCTTTGCTCAAACTAAAGATGCAAAAATGAAAGGATACAAACCTGGAAGATTCTCGTTCAACGTGAAGGGAGGCAGATGTGAAACATGTGGAGGTTATGGGGTTATTAGGATTGAAATGAATTTTCTGCCTGACGTTTACGTGAAATGCAGTGACTGCAAAGGCAAACGTTACAACAAAGAAACTCTGAGCATCAGATACAAAGGCAAAAACATTGCTGA
This portion of the Candidatus Bathyarchaeum sp. genome encodes:
- the uvrB gene encoding excinuclease ABC subunit UvrB — protein: MRFELVAPYKMSPGQAAAVEKLVKNFETKNKQTLLGITGSGKTFVMANLINKLQKPTLILAHNKTLAAQLYAELKELFPNNRVEYFISFYSYYQPESYLPTTDMYIEKDSDINEQIEKMRMHAVSSILSREDTIIVASISCIYGLGNPEDYEGMAAKLSTGKPMKRRELLQSLVNMQYERNDQVLEPGNFRVRGNVVDVVPAYEEDILRIELEDNKIKNLKEVQALTGDIKLSLDKITLYPARQYVVPEAKQKRALDQIQKELEDELPKLPALEAQRLRKRVTYDIEMIKEMGYCKGIENYSRHFDGRCTGEPPFVLLDYFPKDYLLIIDESHQTIPQSRAMYNGDYSRKKNLVDYGFRLSCAFDNRPLKFHEFENKMSKTLFVSATPADYELNKSGEPVQLITRPTGLLDPEVEVHPIKGQMKHLISEAKKTIERGDRILVTTLTKRMAEDLTDYLVKEGLRVRYMHSEIDSLDRIELVRQLRAGEYDILVGINLLREGLDVPEVSTIFILDADKEGFLRDERSLIQTIGRAARNVNGKVFLYADEMTQSMKRAMEVTRFRRMFQKNYNKKHNITPRTIEKSVAESERKIKGTKHLAKTEIQRKLIEFDAKMRAAAEQLEFEKAIEFRDRIKELERSLDYVLNKSEKKSRKKGK
- a CDS encoding CdvA-like protein; translated protein: MSKPISNPFLFVGNQIMDEYGRQIGRIASFKIAPTGRIDGVFVEHGDGEFLSYSSDQIKMNNGNLVVSPSVKLSANLLCQEIPLIWRKDRALNELVEKKKIPPEMYDDLHSTFEGALDELREKAKCLINEIDSEVDRCNKQIHELHSALINLEIEREIGRLTNDSYDKALKIIQWGLKGANAEKQDLELLKSKLDNLLIGEKTKPTTKEPELTVPGPRETLKHQPETNVAPHLPEPPVIIHVRNPNKQTS
- the uvrA gene encoding excinuclease ABC subunit UvrA; this translates as MRDSIFVKGAREHNLKNVDVELPRNKFIVITGLSGSGKSTLAFDTIYAEGQRRYVESLSAYARQFLGLMDKPDVDSIEGLSPAISIEQKTTSKNPRSTVGTVTEIYDYLRLLFARIGVHHCPKCDSLIHPQSPENITSLIMNELGKTLTFLAPIIRGIKGTHEKVLEDLKKDGYTKVRVDQQIYDIEQIAEIKMERYVKHWIEAVIDTVEIDNEERSRIAEAVEQALEVGKGTMIVIDGKLDTKQLREVERFEAETVYSTFGACPNHPEIVFESLEPRMFSFNSPYGACPECHGLGNTMELSEDLVIPNKNKSIIDGALAVYGKMDLSWRAQQLAAVGKKFGFDVFTPIRDFTRKQLDVLLYGTKTAIKGSWSNGASMWMRKGWEGVIPQTMRLYRQTESEGRKEAIMKFMKESPCAACNGKRLRPVMLGVRLLDKNISDVTELSIEDAVEFFGGLSNKLNEKELVIAKQVLKEINERLGFLKNVGLGYLTLARSARTLSGGEAQRIRLATQIGSNLMGVLYILDEPSIGLHHRDNKKLISTLHRLRDLGNTLIVVEHDEETILNSDYIVDMGPGAGIRGGQIVCRGNVSEIMECKNSLTGKYLSGKLKIEVPKKRRKPVGHLILEGAKENNLKNVSVKLPLGVVCGITGVSGSGKSTLMNLTVMPALRANFGDHVDKVGKHNSIDVPEEVQSVIIINQEPIGKTPRSNPATYTKLFDEIRKLFAQTKDAKMKGYKPGRFSFNVKGGRCETCGGYGVIRIEMNFLPDVYVKCSDCKGKRYNKETLSIRYKGKNIAEVLDMEVEEAAKFFENIPSISRKLQTLLDVGLGYIKLGQSSTTLSGGESQRIKITRELSKQKSGHVVYMLDEPTTGLHFDDTKRLIQVLNSLVDKGNTVYVIEHNLDVIKSCDYLIDLGPEGGDEGGQIIAQGTPEEITKVEGSYTGKFLKECNTKDRIGCYH
- a CDS encoding Snf7 family protein, which encodes MSEKFAKKWGEGVDQTPLGNRIKDAVRPPGPLKPRLDFAVKRMEMQIQKLDKAADRFTDRDKAIFQKIVSAYTKHDMARANVFANELAEIRKMEKMIMHSRLALEQIVLRLSTVSELGDVVSTLAPAVNVLRNVKAGMGTVFPEAEREIGSIGNLLSGIIMDAGYNSGMNIDFQTAGDDAQNILNEAASVAEQKVKEKFPDLPTGMPSFGQSLQSET
- a CDS encoding NapC/NirT family cytochrome c, giving the protein MSDRVKILGIFALLGFVGGIIANVGFHTVWPWLTANFPLTFSAEWVISGIAGALITTFFVVIWVYLSQSSE